A DNA window from Macadamia integrifolia cultivar HAES 741 chromosome 4, SCU_Mint_v3, whole genome shotgun sequence contains the following coding sequences:
- the LOC122076058 gene encoding peroxisomal fatty acid beta-oxidation multifunctional protein AIM1-like yields MADKPLKMEVGSDGVAVIRISNPPVNALAPAILLGLKEIYAEAMKRDDVKAIVVTGEGRRFSGGFDISVFEKIHKDGDISRLPDVTVDLSINAMEDAEKPSVAAIEGLALGGGLELALACHARIAAPKAQLGLPELTLGVIPGFGGTQRLPRLVGVSKAVEMMLKSKSITSEEGKKLGLIDDVVSSEELLRASRRWALDIAEKRRPWVSSLRRTDRLGSLSEAREVIKRARQEARQTAPNMPQHQVCLDAIEEGIVSGGYSGVLKESKVFKELVLSSTSQGLVHSFFSQRATSKVPHVTNVGLKPRNIKKIAVIGGGLMGSGIATAFILSNISVILKEVNAEYLQKGMKAIEENLKGLVVKGKMTRDKAEKALSILKGVLDYSEFKNVDMVIEAVIESIPLKQSIFSEIEKICPPHCILATNTSTIDLNIIGEKTSSQDRIIGAHFFSPAHVMPLLEIVRTEKTSAQAILDLMSVGNLIKKVPVVVGNCIGFAVNRAFFPYGQGAQLLANLGVDIFRIDSVVSNFGMPMGPFQLQDVAGYGVALAAGKVLRTAFSDRSFKSPVVELLLKNGRNGKNNGKGYYRYEKGSKPKPDPSVLPIIEESRRLTNIMPGGKPISVSDQEILEMIFFPVVNEACRVMDEGVVIRASDLDVASVLGMGFPAYRGGIVFWADTIGSEYLFTTLKKWSELYGSFFKPSKFLEERARKGMTLSAPAGSSQASRSRM; encoded by the exons GTGAAGGCAGGAGATTTTCTGGTGGTTTTGACATCAGCGTTTTCGAGAAGATTCACAAAGATG GGGATATTTCACGGCTGCCTGATGTTACGGTGGATCTTTCAATCAATGCAATGGAAG ATGCAGAAAAGCCTTCTGTTGCTGCTATCGAAGGGCTTGCACTTGGAGGTGGCTTAGAGTTGGCACTG GCATGCCATGCACGTATTGCTGCTCCAAAAGCTCAACTTGGCTTGCCAGAGTTAACGCTTGGAGTTATTCCTGGTTTTGGAG GTACTCAACGTCTTCCGAGGCTTGTAGGGGTATCAAAGGCTGTTGAAATGATGCTG AAGTCCAAATCAATAACAtctgaagaagggaagaagctAGGTCTTATTGATGATGTTGTATCTTCCGAAGAGTTGCTACGTGCATCTCGACGCTGGGCTTTAGACATTGCTGAAAAGCGCAGACCCTGGGTATCTTCTCTTCGCAGGACTGACAGACTTGGTTCCCTATCTGAGGCACGTGAGGTGATAAAAAGAGCTCGACAGGAGGCAAGGCAGACTGCTCCCAATATGCCCCAGCATCAAGTATGCCTTGATGCGATTGAGGAAGGCATTGTTTCTGGAGGATATTCTGGTGTTTTGAAG GAGTCAAAAGTATTCAAAGAGTTGGTGTTATCAAGCACTTCACAGGGTCTTGTTCATTCCTTCTTTTCTCAACGTGCAACATCTAAG GTACCTCATGTTACGAATGTTGGGCTCAAACCAAGGAATATTAAGAAAATCGCTGTTATTGGTGGAGGTCTTATGGGTTCTGGCATAGCGACAGCTTTTATCCTTAGCAATATATCAGTCATTCTCAAGGAAGTCAATGCAGAGTACCTGCAGAAGGGGATGAAAGCTATAGAag AAAATCTCAAAGGTCTGGtagtaaaaggaaaaatgacacGGGATAAGGCAGAGAAAGCTCTCTCGATTCTGAAAGGAGTACTGGATTACTCAGAATTTAAAAACGTGGATATGGTTATAGAG GCTGTTATTGAAAGCATTCCTCTGAAACAATCGATATTTAGTGAAATTGAGAAGATCTGTCCTCCTCACTGTATTTTAGCCACAAATACTTCTACTATTGATCTTAATATAATTGGAGAAAAGACCAGTTCGCAAGATCGTATTATTGGTGCACATTTTTTCAG TCCTGCTCATGTAATGCCACTCTTGGAAATTGTTCGGACGGAGAAGACTTCAGCACAAGCAATCCTTGATCTGATGTCAGTTGGCAATTTAATAAAGAAGGTTCCTGTGGTGGTAGGAAACTGCATTGGTTTTGCGGTTAACCGGGCTTTCTTCCCATATGGTCAAGGAGCACAACTCTTGGCAAATTTGGGTGTGGATATATTTAGAATTGACAGCGTAGTCAGCAACTTTGGCATGCCAATGGGCCCTTTCCA GCTTCAGGACGTGGCTGGATATGGAGTCGCGTTGGCAGCTGGGAAAGTACTTAGAACTGCCTTCTCAGATCGTTCGTTCAAATCTCCAGTAGTTGAACTTCTGCTGAAAAATGGACGAAATG GTAAAAACAATGGTAAAGGATATTACAGATATGAAAAGGGAAGCAAGCCAAAACCTGACCCTTCTGTGCTTCCAATTATTGAGGAGTCTAGAAGACTTACAAACATCATGCCTGGTGGAAag CCAATATCCGTGAGTGACCAGGAAATCCTGGAGATGATATTCTTTCCAGTGGTAAATGAGGCTTGCCGTGTTATGGATGAAGGAGTAGTTATTAGAGCATCAGACCTTGATGTTGCATCTGTTCTTGGGATGGGTTTTCCTGCTTACCG TGGTGGTATTGTATTTTGGGCCGATACTATTGGATCTGAATATCTATTCACAACTCTCAAGAAATGGTCTGAGCTATATGGCAGCTTCTTCAAACCGTCAAAGTTTCTGGAAGAAAGAGCAAGAAAGGGCATGACCTTG AGTGCACCTGCTGGGTCATCTCAAGCTTCGAGGTCACGCATGTAA
- the LOC122076061 gene encoding putative hydrolase YtaP translates to MVGMKRRLLLLLIMALSRVQIFLPQLHVSAGQFPPKLTSFDYPSRSPINNRKLYCNCHKMETVVDAPKLRAEFMKILRSRRCDEVPLSLELVKPIVDHMSQGISSEAIESFPKENIVNFKDQLREEKLYLITEACEQGRVPVLILSMKDSKNQGKPAVVFLHSTNSYKEQLRPLLEAYASRGYIAVAIDSRYHGERASNTSTYQDVCISKWYGSQEVGQLKCYLWQVWDLIKLADYLSEREDIDPSRIGIIGVSLGGMHAWFAAAVETRYAVVVPIIGVQGFRWAIDNDKWQARVDSIKPVFEEAQVDLAKEAIDKEVVEKVWDRIAPGLASQFDSPQTIPVIAPRPLLILNGAEDPRCPLGGLEIPISRTNEVYREANCSENFKMIAQPGIGHQFTPLMVKEASDWFDKFLN, encoded by the exons atggtgggCATGAAACGAAGGCTGCTCTTACTGCTAATCATGGCCCTCTCGCGCGTGCAGATTTTCCTACCACAACTCCACGTGTCTGCAGGGCAATTCCCGCCAAAATTgacctcttttgactacccgtCTCGTTCTCCGATCAACAATCGCAAGCTATACTGTAACTGTCACAAAATGGAAACCGTCGTCGATGCTCCGAAACTTCGAGCTGAATTCATGAAAATCCTGCGGAGTAGACGATGTGATGAAG TTCCGCTTTCTCTGGAGCTTGTGAAGCCTATTGTGGATCATATGTCTCAAGGAATTTCCAGTGAG GCAATAGAATCTTTCCCAAAAGAGAACATTGTGAACTTCAAGGATCAGCTGAGAGAAGAAAAACTTTACTTGATTACTGAG GCCTGTGAGCAAGGACGTGTACCTGTGCTGATCTTGAGCATGAAAGACAGCAAGAATCAAGGAAAGCCAGCTGTTGTTTTTTTGCATTCTACAAACAGTTACAAGGAACAGTTACGGCCATTGCTTGAG gCATATGCTTCACGAGGATACATAGCTGTTGCCATTGATTCTCGCTACCATGGTGAACGTGCCAGCAATACAAGTACATATCAAGATGTATGTA TTTCCAAGTGGTATGGTTCACAAGAAGTTGGCCAATTGAAGTGCTATTTGTGGCAGGTGTGGGACTTGATAAAACTGGCAGATTATCTTTCAGAGAGGGAGGATATTGACCCTTCAAGAATAGGAATTATTGGTGTATCACTTGGAG GAATGCATGCATGGTTTGCCGCGGCAGTGGAAACTCGTTACGCTGTGGTTGTCCCAATAATAGGTGTTCAG GGTTTTCGATGGGCCATAGATAATGATAAATGGCAGGCAAGAGTTGACAGTATAAAGCCTGTCTTTGAAG AAGCACAGGTTGATTTGGCCAAGGAGGCAATTGATAAAGAAGTGGTGGAAAAG GTTTGGGATAGGATTGCTCCTGGTCTAGCTTCCCAATTTGATTCACCTCAAACAATTCCAGTCATTGCACCACGGCCTTTGCTGATTTTAAATG GTGCAGAAGATCCTCGTTGCCCACTTGGAGGTTTGGAAATTCCAATATCACGAACAAATGAGGTTTATAGAGAGGCaaactgttctgaaaatttcaaG ATGATAGCACAACCTGGAATTGGCCATCAATTTACGCCTTTGATGGTGAAAGAAGCTAGTGATTGGTTCGACAAGTTCCTCAATTAA